The following coding sequences lie in one Candidatus Schekmanbacteria bacterium genomic window:
- a CDS encoding response regulator, translating to MKGNLPAKIVVVDDEKIVRDSISLILNSEEYQVMTFSSAHEAIDEIKKNNVSLVLTDVKMPGLSGLQFLEKIKNMNRDIPVILMTGFPEMNMAIQAIKAGAFDFLAKPFRHDYLKASVQRAVEYYRLVKFEKEYKRSLERAVAEKTKELEKTMENLKTVSRELIQRLGIAAEYRDQETGNHISRMSLYTRCLAKEMKLSADFIENIAVASKMHDIGKVGIPDAILLKKGPLTKEEFEIMKTHTIIGEDILGHSTNEIMNMASSIALNHHEKWDGSGYPRGISGTNIPIEGRIVMICDQYDALRSERPYKKSLSHTETMKILVQGDGRTDSEKHFDPAVLKAFKNVADEFEEIYRSNSD from the coding sequence ATGAAAGGTAACCTACCTGCAAAGATAGTCGTAGTCGATGATGAAAAGATTGTTAGGGACTCAATATCTTTAATCCTCAACAGTGAAGAATATCAAGTTATGACCTTTTCTTCTGCTCATGAAGCTATTGATGAAATCAAAAAAAATAATGTTTCATTAGTGTTGACAGATGTTAAGATGCCCGGTTTGTCGGGGCTTCAGTTTTTAGAGAAAATAAAGAATATGAATAGGGATATTCCAGTCATATTAATGACAGGATTCCCTGAGATGAATATGGCGATTCAGGCAATAAAAGCAGGCGCCTTCGATTTTTTGGCAAAGCCTTTTCGGCATGATTATTTAAAGGCGTCAGTCCAGAGGGCAGTGGAATATTATCGTTTGGTAAAATTTGAGAAGGAATATAAAAGATCACTTGAAAGAGCAGTTGCTGAAAAAACAAAGGAACTTGAAAAAACAATGGAAAATTTAAAAACAGTAAGCAGAGAGTTGATACAGCGATTAGGTATTGCTGCTGAATATAGAGATCAGGAAACAGGAAATCATATTTCAAGAATGAGTCTATATACTCGATGTCTTGCTAAGGAAATGAAGCTTTCAGCTGATTTCATCGAAAATATTGCAGTAGCAAGCAAGATGCATGATATTGGAAAAGTTGGGATACCTGATGCCATACTTCTCAAAAAAGGTCCGCTTACGAAGGAAGAATTTGAGATTATGAAAACCCATACAATAATAGGTGAAGATATCTTGGGACATTCAACAAATGAGATAATGAATATGGCGTCCTCGATTGCTCTCAATCATCATGAAAAATGGGATGGTTCCGGATATCCTCGGGGAATAAGCGGCACAAATATTCCTATTGAGGGACGAATTGTGATGATCTGCGACCAATATGATGCATTGAGAAGCGAACGGCCGTACAAAAAATCTCTTTCCCACACCGAGACGATGAAAATATTAGTGCAGGGAGACGGAAGAACAGATTCTGAAAAGCATTTTGATCCGGCAGTTCTTAAAGCATTCAAAAATGTGGCAGATGAATTTGAGGAAATTTATAGGTCTAATAGTGATTGA